From Triticum urartu cultivar G1812 chromosome 2, Tu2.1, whole genome shotgun sequence, a single genomic window includes:
- the LOC125539725 gene encoding anthocyanidin 5,3-O-glucosyltransferase-like: MAAPNNTSTPKKLVVIYAPPGMPGHLFPAVELGKLLVVQGLEVTVVLGGEDSHGAGGSFLAGIEAASPSLSFHCLPRATLPSDVPAGSFEAQLFGLARASNPDLRDFLRSASPAPEALVIDFFCSSALDVGVELGIPTYFFHTTCIASVAFCLYQQVIHEQTALSFRDLGSDLLHVPGLPPIPADHLPAFILDRDSLSSKFFLGASERLCNSQGLIVNSCRSLEPRATDAIVSGLCTLPGRRTPPLYCIGPLIKPDEAGTQQRHECLAWLDGQPKASVVFLSFGSLGRFSAEQIKQMAAGLETSGQRFLWVVRRPTGDEHQPAGDLNTLFPEGFLDRTKERALVVMSWAPQQAVLAHGAVGGFVTHCGWNSVLEAVMAGVPMLAWPLYAEQHTNKVFLVEEMRLAVAMEGYAKEMVEGQEVAEKVRWLIESDDGRELRHRTQAAMRQAKEALDDGGESRTALLHLARGWENADHNGSIN; encoded by the coding sequence ATGGCAGCCCCAAACAATACTAGCACTCCAAAGAAGCTGGTTGTCATCTACGCTCCGCCGGGGATGCCGGGCCACCTGTTCCCAGCCGTGGAGCTGGGCAAGCTGCTCGTGGTGCAGGGCCTCGAGGTCACCGTCGTCCTCGGCGGGGAGGATAGCCACGGCGCCGGTGGTTCCTTCCTCGCCGGCATCGAGGCCGCCAGCCCGTCCTTGTCCTTCCACTGTCTCCCCCGTGCCACGCTCCCCTCCGACGTGCCCGCCGGGAGTTTCGAGGCGCAGCTTTTCGGGCTCGCGCGCGCCTCCAACCCGGACCTCCGTGACTTCCTCCGGTCCGCCTCCCCGGCCCCGGAAGCACTCGTCATCGATTTCTTCTGCAGCAGCGCGCTCGACGTCGGCGTCGAGCTCGGCATcccgacctacttctttcacaCCACTTGCATCGCCAGCGTCGCCTTCTGTCTCTACCAGCAAGTCATCCATGAGCAGACCGCTCTGAGCTTCCGAGACCTCGGCAGTGACCTTTTGCACGTCCCGGGATTGCCACCGATACCAGCAGATCACCTGCCCGCGTTTATCCTCGATCGCGACAGCTTGAGCAGCAAGTTCTTCCTCGGCGCATCCGAACGCTTGTGCAACTCGCAGGGCCTTATCGTCAACAGCTGCCGCTCCTTGGAGCCGCGCGCCACCGATGCCATCGTCTCCGGCCTCTGCACGCTCCCTGGGCGACGAACACCGCCGCTGTACTGCATAGGGCCGCTGATCAAGCCCGACGAGGCTGGGACGCAGCAGCGCCACGAGTGTCTCGCGTGGCTCGATGGCCAGCCGAAGGCAAGTGTGGTATTTCTCAGTTTCGGCAGCTTGGGCCGGTTCAGCGCTGAGCAGATCAAGCAGATGGCGGCGGGGCTGGAGACGAGTGGGCAACGGTTCTTGTGGGTTGTCCGGCGCCCGACCGGCGACGAGCACCAGCCTGCTGGCGACCTCAACACGCTTTTTCCAGAAGGCTTCCTGGACCGGACCAAGGAGAGGGCACTGGTCGTCATGTCGTGGGCGCCGCAGCAGGCAGTGCTGGCGCACGGTGCGGTGGGCGGGTTCGTCACACACTGCGGATGGAACTCGGTGCTGGAGGCGGTCATGGCGGGGGTGCCGATGCTGGCATGGCCTCTGTACGCCGAGCAGCACACAAACAAGGTGTTCTTAGTCGAGGAGATGCGGCTGGCCGTGGCCATGGAAGGGTATGCCAAAGAAATGGTGGAAGGCCAGGAGGTGGCGGAGAAGGTCAGGTGGCTGATTGAGTCCGATGATGGGCGGGAGCTCCGGCATCGGACGCAAGCGGCAATGCGGCAAGCGAAGGAGGCGCTGGACGACGGTGGTGAGTCAAGAACAGCGTTGCTGCACCTTGCGAGAGGGTGGGAAAACGCCGACCACAATGGAAGCATCAATTGA